From a single Streptomyces sp. 1331.2 genomic region:
- a CDS encoding acyltransferase family protein: MPGTTHRRPELPSLTGIRFLLAIPVFAFHVDMEKPFGDHGVADAYAWTVSNGGWTAISLFFVLSGFVITWGSRPEHRAGRFWRGRAAKIYPLHVLTWAAALILLAVAGTAATARQAVPNLFLVHTWNPDRAVFSSLNDVSWSISCEVFFYAAFPLLVRWIRRIRPERLWYWAAAVIAAILLVPAASALLPDRPPLPFGSGSVRQFWFVYVFPPVRLLEFVLGILLARIVRTGRRLPLGAAAAALLFVPAQLLAKQLPFLWGLTTPSIIPIALLLPALAARDLAGRTSLLTSRPLVTLGNWTFAFYLVHRLILDHGHRALGGGQFSTPVATALLLGAFAAAWLLAGALHRYVELPAVRLLTGSRTRPGGPTRQGSSGDPAPAPDLATTT, encoded by the coding sequence ATGCCCGGAACCACCCACAGACGTCCCGAGCTGCCCTCGCTCACCGGCATCAGGTTCCTGCTCGCGATCCCGGTCTTCGCCTTCCACGTGGACATGGAGAAGCCGTTCGGGGACCACGGGGTCGCCGACGCCTACGCCTGGACCGTCAGCAACGGCGGCTGGACCGCGATCAGCCTCTTCTTCGTCCTCAGCGGCTTCGTGATCACCTGGGGCTCCCGCCCCGAACACCGGGCGGGCCGCTTCTGGCGCGGCCGGGCCGCCAAGATCTACCCGCTGCACGTGCTCACCTGGGCCGCCGCGCTGATCCTGCTCGCCGTGGCCGGCACGGCCGCCACCGCCCGCCAGGCCGTCCCCAACCTGTTCCTGGTGCACACCTGGAACCCGGACCGCGCGGTCTTCTCCAGCCTCAACGACGTCAGCTGGTCGATCTCCTGCGAGGTCTTCTTCTACGCCGCCTTCCCGCTGCTGGTGCGCTGGATCCGGCGGATCCGGCCCGAGCGGCTCTGGTACTGGGCCGCCGCGGTGATCGCCGCGATCCTGCTCGTCCCGGCCGCCTCCGCGCTGCTGCCCGACCGCCCGCCGCTGCCCTTCGGCTCCGGCTCCGTCCGGCAGTTCTGGTTCGTCTACGTGTTCCCGCCGGTGCGCCTGCTGGAGTTCGTCCTGGGCATCCTGCTCGCCCGGATCGTCCGCACCGGCCGTCGGCTGCCGCTCGGCGCAGCGGCCGCCGCACTGCTCTTCGTCCCCGCCCAACTCCTCGCCAAGCAGCTGCCGTTCCTCTGGGGCCTGACCACCCCCTCGATCATCCCGATCGCCCTGCTGCTGCCCGCGCTCGCCGCCCGCGACCTGGCCGGCCGCACCTCCCTCCTCACCTCACGGCCGCTGGTCACCCTCGGCAACTGGACCTTCGCGTTCTACCTGGTCCACCGGCTGATCCTGGACCACGGCCACCGCGCCCTGGGCGGAGGACAGTTCAGCACCCCGGTCGCCACCGCCCTGCTGCTCGGCGCCTTCGCCGCCGCCTGGCTGCTCGCCGGGGCGCTGCACCGCTACGTCGAACTCCCGGCCGTACGGCTGCTCACCGGCTCCCGCACACGCCCGGGCGGCCCCACCCGGCAGGGGTCCTCCGGGGACCCGGCCCCCGCCCCCGACCTCGCCACCACCACCTGA
- a CDS encoding IS4 family transposase: protein MARVGQVKSPAGERLSDRIAIGVLTRAFPPGLVDEVIAETGRGEKRSRLLPARVVVYFVLAMCLFFGQGYEEVARVLGEGLGDGRRSWRVPTTAAIGRARRRLGPEPLRLLFARVCRPMAVPGTAGAWYRRWRLVAVDGTTLDLADTEANDAFFGRHVSGRGASAFPQARVVGLAECGTHAVFAAVTGPLSASEQSLSRQLFDRLREGMLLLADRGFYGFELWQHARATGADLLWRVRKSANLPVVRVLSDGSYLSTVHAEPDRRSRRNPVTVRVVEYTLASTGDGTVYRLITTLLDPEEAPAAELAALYVQRWEIETTLDEIKTHQRGPKLVLRSKYPWGVEQEVYGLLLVHHAIRQLMHQAALHEGVDPDRLSFTRSLRVVRRQVPAQAALSPRQTHQGAEPHPG, encoded by the coding sequence GTGGCGAGGGTGGGACAGGTCAAGTCGCCTGCGGGTGAGCGGTTGTCGGACCGGATCGCGATCGGGGTGTTGACCCGGGCGTTTCCGCCGGGTCTGGTGGATGAGGTGATCGCGGAGACCGGGCGGGGCGAGAAACGCAGCCGGTTGTTGCCGGCGCGGGTGGTCGTGTACTTCGTGCTGGCGATGTGCCTGTTCTTCGGGCAGGGCTATGAAGAGGTCGCCCGGGTGCTGGGCGAGGGGCTCGGGGACGGGCGGCGGTCGTGGCGGGTGCCCACGACCGCCGCGATCGGCCGGGCCCGTCGGCGGCTGGGTCCAGAGCCGTTGCGGTTGCTGTTCGCGCGGGTGTGTCGGCCGATGGCGGTGCCCGGGACAGCGGGGGCCTGGTACCGGCGCTGGCGCCTGGTCGCGGTGGACGGCACCACGCTGGACCTGGCGGACACCGAGGCCAACGACGCCTTCTTCGGCCGCCATGTGTCGGGACGCGGAGCGAGCGCGTTCCCGCAGGCCAGGGTGGTGGGGCTGGCCGAGTGCGGCACCCACGCGGTGTTCGCCGCCGTCACCGGTCCGCTGTCGGCGAGCGAGCAGTCCCTGTCCCGGCAGCTGTTCGACCGGCTTCGCGAGGGGATGCTGCTGCTGGCCGACCGGGGCTTCTACGGCTTCGAGCTGTGGCAGCACGCACGGGCCACCGGCGCGGACCTGCTGTGGCGCGTGCGCAAGAGCGCGAACCTGCCCGTCGTGCGCGTGCTCAGCGACGGCTCGTACCTCAGCACGGTGCACGCCGAACCGGACAGAAGGAGTCGCCGCAACCCGGTGACCGTCCGGGTCGTCGAATACACCCTCGCCTCCACCGGTGATGGCACCGTCTACCGCCTGATCACCACTCTCCTCGACCCCGAGGAGGCACCGGCCGCCGAGTTGGCCGCGCTCTACGTCCAGCGCTGGGAGATCGAGACCACCCTGGACGAGATCAAGACCCACCAGCGCGGACCCAAACTCGTCCTGCGCTCGAAGTACCCGTGGGGCGTCGAGCAGGAGGTCTACGGCCTCCTGCTCGTCCACCACGCCATCCGACAACTCATGCACCAAGCCGCCCTGCATGAGGGCGTGGACCCCGACCGCTTGTCCTTCACCCGCAGTCTGCGGGTCGTGCGCCGCCAGGTCCCCGCCCAGGCGGCGCTTTCCCCCCGGCAGACTCACCAGGGCGCTGAACCGCACCCTGGCTGA
- a CDS encoding MFS transporter: MPDTAPRTLGAHKGLALLVLCAQLFLDSMDVSLMGVALPEIKQDLGLGPETLQWIISGYAVAYGGFLLLGGRAADLFGRRRLFFWATAVFALVSLGGGLVSDGTLLVVSRVIKGIAAAFIAPAAMSIITTTFKEGPERTRAMGIFSLTGASGYAAGLVFSGVLTELHWRLIFFVPFVVASLVLAVTNYAVAPDRPRTGERPGFDAAGALTATAGVLLLVLGLVRAPEVGWGSTATLGSLIAAVVLLVVFVVIQQRRTDPLLPLRIFRSRTLSTANTVGLVWAGATIGWQFIALLYLQQVLGYSALQAGLAIVPMAAAILLAVNLAPKLINRSGLRPAAVLGLLLQGGGILLFLRTGTDSNYPSVLLPALIVHGLGNGTSFLAFNIAAVSGVKNEDQGLATALVTAALQLGGGIGVAVGAAVLTGVGGASPSLSAYHWAFLVAAIFSAVGLVAAALGLGAPKAEAGETADAGGDGAPATVADLQKDPA; this comes from the coding sequence ATGCCGGACACGGCGCCCCGCACCCTCGGCGCACACAAGGGGTTGGCACTCCTGGTGCTCTGCGCCCAGCTCTTCCTCGACTCGATGGACGTCTCCCTGATGGGCGTGGCGCTGCCGGAGATCAAGCAGGACCTCGGCCTCGGACCCGAGACGCTGCAGTGGATCATCTCCGGCTACGCCGTCGCCTACGGAGGCTTCCTGCTGCTCGGCGGACGCGCCGCCGACCTCTTCGGCCGCCGCCGGCTCTTCTTCTGGGCCACCGCCGTGTTCGCGCTGGTCAGCCTCGGCGGCGGGCTCGTCTCCGACGGCACCCTGCTGGTCGTCAGCCGCGTCATCAAGGGCATCGCCGCCGCCTTCATCGCCCCCGCCGCGATGTCGATCATCACCACGACGTTCAAGGAAGGCCCCGAGCGCACCCGCGCGATGGGCATCTTCTCCCTCACCGGCGCCAGCGGCTACGCGGCCGGCCTGGTCTTCTCCGGCGTGCTCACCGAACTCCACTGGCGGCTCATCTTCTTCGTCCCCTTCGTCGTCGCCTCGCTCGTCCTCGCCGTCACCAACTACGCCGTCGCCCCCGACCGGCCGCGCACCGGCGAACGACCCGGCTTCGACGCGGCCGGCGCCCTCACCGCCACCGCCGGCGTCCTGCTGCTCGTCCTCGGACTCGTCCGCGCCCCCGAGGTCGGCTGGGGCTCCACCGCCACCCTCGGCTCGCTGATCGCCGCCGTCGTCCTGCTGGTCGTCTTCGTGGTCATCCAACAGCGGCGCACCGACCCGCTGCTCCCGCTGCGGATCTTCCGCTCGCGCACCCTCTCCACCGCCAACACCGTCGGCCTGGTCTGGGCCGGCGCCACCATCGGCTGGCAGTTCATCGCCCTGCTCTACCTCCAGCAGGTGCTCGGCTACAGCGCCCTCCAGGCGGGCCTGGCGATCGTCCCGATGGCCGCCGCCATCCTGCTGGCCGTCAACCTCGCACCCAAGCTCATCAACCGCTCCGGGCTGCGCCCCGCCGCCGTCCTCGGCCTGCTGCTCCAGGGCGGCGGCATCCTGCTCTTCCTGCGCACCGGCACCGACAGCAACTACCCGAGCGTCCTGCTGCCCGCCCTGATCGTGCACGGCCTCGGCAACGGCACCAGCTTCCTCGCCTTCAACATCGCCGCCGTCAGCGGCGTGAAGAACGAGGACCAGGGCCTGGCCACCGCACTGGTCACCGCCGCCCTCCAGCTCGGCGGCGGCATCGGCGTCGCGGTCGGCGCGGCCGTGCTCACCGGAGTCGGCGGCGCCTCGCCCTCGCTCTCCGCCTACCACTGGGCCTTCCTGGTGGCCGCGATCTTCTCGGCCGTCGGACTGGTCGCCGCCGCCCTCGGCCTGGGCGCGCCCAAGGCCGAAGCCGGCGAAACGGCGGACGCGGGCGGCGACGGGGCGCCGGCGACCGTGGCCGACCTCCAGAAGGACCCGGCG
- a CDS encoding cytochrome P450 produces MTDQDLTAYPLPLSPYGEPPAEFSDLRAKCPVSRVRLPSGDQAWLVTGYDEVVSALSDQRLSRAALREPGAVRTVSGEDFSDNPYNLLNQEGPDHARLRRLISPAFTPRKAERWRARVVEIAEELIDRLVAGPRPADLHHDFAAVLPVWVICEMVGAPVEDRPLLQEWTDRLVSITAHTPEERLAARQESAAYVAKLVAERRADPGEDLLSTLISARDDDDRLDERELVWLGINLLVAGHDTTVSAVSRALYQLLRHPDQWRLLTERPDLLENATEELLRYAPPSEIGFMRIATEELELAGTTVAKGEGVIPVMHAAGRDIRRVDDPERLDLTRTDPRHVAFGHGAHYCPGAGVARMELQVAFGTLARRLPSLRLAVPAEEVEWLGGLLTLRPKALPVEW; encoded by the coding sequence ATGACCGATCAGGACCTCACCGCCTACCCCCTCCCGCTCTCTCCCTACGGCGAGCCGCCCGCCGAGTTCTCCGACCTGCGGGCCAAGTGCCCGGTCAGCAGGGTCCGGCTGCCCAGCGGCGACCAGGCCTGGCTGGTCACCGGCTACGACGAGGTGGTCTCCGCGCTCTCCGACCAGCGGCTGTCCCGGGCCGCCCTGCGCGAACCGGGCGCCGTCCGCACCGTCTCCGGCGAGGACTTCTCCGACAACCCGTACAACCTGCTCAACCAGGAGGGCCCCGACCACGCCCGGCTGCGCCGGCTGATCTCCCCCGCCTTCACCCCGCGCAAGGCCGAGCGCTGGCGCGCCCGGGTGGTCGAGATCGCCGAGGAGCTGATCGACCGGCTGGTCGCCGGACCCCGCCCGGCCGACCTGCACCACGACTTCGCCGCGGTGCTGCCGGTCTGGGTGATCTGCGAGATGGTCGGCGCCCCGGTCGAGGACCGCCCGCTGCTCCAGGAGTGGACCGATCGGCTGGTCTCCATCACCGCCCACACCCCCGAGGAACGGCTCGCCGCCCGCCAGGAGTCCGCGGCGTACGTTGCCAAGCTCGTCGCCGAACGCCGCGCCGACCCGGGCGAGGACCTGCTCTCCACCCTCATCTCCGCCCGGGACGACGACGACCGCCTCGACGAGCGCGAACTCGTCTGGCTCGGCATCAACCTGCTGGTGGCCGGACACGACACCACGGTCAGCGCCGTCTCCCGGGCGCTCTACCAGCTGCTGCGCCACCCCGACCAGTGGCGGCTGCTCACCGAGCGCCCCGACCTGCTGGAGAACGCCACCGAGGAACTGCTGCGCTACGCCCCGCCGTCCGAGATCGGCTTCATGCGGATCGCCACCGAGGAACTGGAGCTGGCCGGCACCACGGTCGCCAAGGGCGAGGGCGTCATCCCGGTGATGCACGCCGCCGGCCGCGACATCCGCCGGGTGGACGATCCCGAACGGCTCGACCTCACCCGCACCGACCCCCGGCACGTCGCCTTCGGCCACGGCGCCCACTACTGCCCCGGCGCGGGCGTGGCCCGGATGGAACTGCAGGTCGCCTTCGGCACCCTGGCCCGCCGGCTGCCCTCACTGCGGCTCGCGGTGCCCGCCGAGGAGGTCGAATGGCTCGGCGGCCTGCTGACGCTGCGTCCGAAGGCGCTGCCCGTCGAGTGGTGA